One Vibrio gallaecicus genomic region harbors:
- a CDS encoding replication initiator protein RctB domain-containing protein, translated as MKPEDKLLIKARSHKDGHLFEVSEAAVEWIDQYQHFKGVTKSIVELLNLISLRGFSSKDGYVSTTEIIESTDGQVTRAALQQRLRAAVNIGLFKQHPVRFEEGLAGKTMLHRFVNPSQLISVLGATSLVTESVKQSEKQKRSKALAQTQVNKRLLTEHGLNTPPSMKDEADQFIVSPTNWAGIIDQALAPPRTRKNYQKSMVSISGTRAVIETRSSKNIMTVDDLMTLFALFTLTVQYHDHHQDDYHLDAKHTPNKTPLYITDILSLRGKKDSGPARDSIRDSIDRIEFTDFQLHELTGRWLSENMPEGFKSDRFRFLARTITASEEAPTEGADGEIRIKPNLYILVWEPSFYEELLTRDYFFLFPPEILKQHTLVFQMYSYFRSRMARRHSDSMLLSELNQKLARNIDWRRFSMDLIRELRKLGEVEITAEHFQVNLWGYHLTINTLSDKGKTTDYQVDIKCNVEEVLRYSRARTTNAGKRNMAPTLPNPLRNEMVSKQKLEELSEIIDGEFEPIQRKAPSPRGKLGRRVKLRKHSVEINADEIMITLSKYTSAEALERSITALSAMTGHSHASIKDECTELVEKLDWLRVDGEVLSYETLSKVIELYNDRSSNKHLSIERLISGLAVRRKVCKQVYEGHLDENVFLALDEVAIGH; from the coding sequence ATGAAACCTGAAGACAAATTATTAATAAAAGCCCGCAGCCATAAAGATGGCCACCTGTTTGAAGTATCTGAAGCAGCTGTGGAGTGGATTGATCAATATCAGCATTTCAAAGGTGTCACCAAAAGCATCGTAGAATTACTCAATTTAATCTCATTACGTGGCTTCAGTAGCAAAGATGGCTATGTTTCTACAACAGAAATAATTGAATCAACGGATGGGCAAGTTACCCGAGCGGCACTTCAGCAACGATTAAGAGCTGCGGTAAACATTGGTTTATTTAAACAACATCCTGTTAGATTTGAAGAAGGTTTAGCTGGTAAAACCATGCTTCACCGTTTTGTTAATCCTAGCCAGCTTATATCTGTATTGGGAGCAACAAGCTTAGTTACTGAATCAGTAAAACAATCAGAAAAGCAAAAACGCTCAAAAGCATTGGCTCAAACGCAAGTTAACAAGCGTTTACTGACAGAACATGGCTTAAACACACCACCTTCAATGAAAGATGAAGCAGACCAATTTATTGTTTCTCCTACAAATTGGGCTGGAATCATTGATCAAGCGCTTGCTCCACCAAGAACTCGTAAGAATTACCAAAAGTCGATGGTTTCGATCTCTGGAACTCGAGCTGTGATCGAGACACGATCTTCTAAAAATATTATGACTGTTGATGATCTTATGACGTTGTTTGCGTTGTTTACGCTTACTGTTCAATATCATGATCACCATCAAGACGATTATCACCTAGACGCTAAGCACACACCAAATAAAACACCTTTGTATATCACTGATATTTTGTCTCTTCGCGGCAAAAAAGACAGTGGTCCTGCACGTGACTCGATTCGCGATAGTATTGATCGCATTGAATTTACTGATTTTCAATTACATGAGCTAACAGGACGCTGGTTAAGTGAAAACATGCCAGAGGGCTTTAAGAGCGATCGTTTTAGATTTCTAGCCCGTACTATCACTGCATCAGAAGAAGCCCCTACAGAAGGCGCTGACGGCGAAATACGCATTAAACCAAACCTATATATCTTGGTTTGGGAACCGTCGTTTTATGAAGAGCTGCTGACAAGAGATTATTTCTTCTTATTTCCACCTGAAATTCTTAAGCAACATACGCTTGTTTTCCAAATGTATTCTTATTTCAGAAGCCGAATGGCACGCCGTCATTCAGATAGCATGTTATTAAGTGAACTTAATCAAAAACTTGCTCGTAATATCGATTGGCGCCGTTTTTCTATGGATCTTATTCGAGAATTAAGAAAGTTAGGGGAAGTCGAAATCACCGCTGAGCATTTCCAGGTTAACCTTTGGGGCTACCACTTAACGATCAATACTTTAAGTGATAAAGGAAAAACGACGGATTATCAGGTAGATATCAAATGTAACGTTGAAGAGGTATTGCGTTATTCTCGTGCTCGTACCACGAACGCAGGTAAGAGAAATATGGCTCCGACGCTGCCAAACCCACTACGAAACGAAATGGTTTCTAAACAGAAACTAGAGGAACTTTCGGAGATTATTGATGGTGAGTTTGAGCCTATTCAGCGTAAAGCACCTTCTCCAAGAGGGAAGCTAGGGCGCCGCGTTAAATTACGTAAGCACTCTGTTGAAATTAATGCGGATGAAATAATGATTACTCTATCCAAATACACGTCAGCAGAAGCCCTAGAACGCAGTATAACGGCATTGTCAGCAATGACAGGGCATTCACATGCTTCAATCAAAGACGAATGCACAGAGCTAGTTGAGAAGCTTGATTGGCTTAGAGTTGATGGTGAAGTGTTAAGTTACGAAACTTTGAGCAAGGTGATTGAGTTGTATAACGACCGAAGTTCAAATAAGCATTTATCTATTGAGCGTTTAATTTCTGGCTTAGCGGTTCGACGTAAAGTGTGTAAACAAGTTTATGAAGGCCATTTAGATGAAAACGTCTTTTTAGCTTTAGATGAAGTCGCGATTGGTCATTAA
- a CDS encoding ParA family protein, which translates to MKREQTIENLYQLAEQTQQVQADRIEIVLEERSDEHFPPMSKALMETRSGLTRRKLDDAINKLEAEGHQFTKNNANHYSISLEEAHMLMDAAGLPKFHERKKNVDHKPWIINVQNQKGGTGKSMTAVHLAACLSLNLDKRYRICLIDLDPQGSLRLFLNPQISVSEHENIYSAVDIMLDNVPEDEEVDIEFLRKNVLLPTQYPNLKTISAFPEDAMFNAEAWQHLSQNQSLDIVRLLKEKLIDKIADDFDVIMIDTGPHVDPLVWNAMYASNALLIPCAAKRLDWASTVNFFQHLPTVYEMFPDDWKGLEFVRLMPTMFEDDNKKQVSVLTEMNYLLGDQVMMATIPRSRAFETCADTYSTVFDLTTSDFEGGKKTLATAQDAVQKSALELERVLHSNWSSLNQG; encoded by the coding sequence ATGAAAAGAGAACAAACGATTGAAAATCTCTATCAACTAGCCGAACAGACACAACAGGTTCAGGCTGATCGCATTGAGATTGTTTTAGAAGAGAGAAGTGATGAGCACTTTCCTCCTATGTCTAAAGCTTTAATGGAAACGCGTTCGGGTTTAACTCGTCGTAAGTTAGATGATGCGATTAATAAGCTTGAAGCTGAAGGTCATCAGTTTACTAAGAATAATGCTAACCATTATTCTATTTCTCTTGAAGAAGCACACATGCTTATGGATGCGGCTGGCTTGCCAAAATTCCATGAACGCAAAAAAAACGTGGATCATAAACCGTGGATTATCAATGTACAAAACCAGAAGGGTGGTACAGGTAAATCCATGACAGCGGTTCATCTTGCAGCTTGTCTATCGCTAAATTTGGATAAGCGTTACCGCATTTGTTTGATTGACTTGGATCCACAAGGGTCGCTTCGTTTGTTCTTGAACCCTCAAATTAGTGTATCCGAACACGAAAACATTTATTCAGCGGTCGACATTATGTTGGATAACGTGCCAGAAGATGAAGAAGTCGATATTGAATTCTTACGCAAGAACGTTCTATTACCGACTCAATATCCTAACTTAAAGACGATTTCGGCATTCCCTGAAGACGCAATGTTTAACGCAGAAGCGTGGCAGCATCTTTCTCAAAACCAGTCTTTAGATATTGTGCGCTTATTGAAAGAGAAACTGATTGATAAGATTGCTGATGATTTTGACGTCATCATGATTGATACCGGTCCACACGTTGATCCACTGGTTTGGAATGCAATGTACGCCTCTAATGCGTTACTTATTCCATGTGCCGCTAAACGTTTGGATTGGGCTTCTACCGTTAACTTTTTCCAGCATTTACCGACAGTATATGAAATGTTCCCTGATGATTGGAAAGGGTTGGAGTTTGTTCGACTCATGCCAACCATGTTTGAAGACGACAATAAAAAGCAAGTTTCAGTTCTGACTGAGATGAATTATTTATTGGGTGACCAGGTAATGATGGCGACCATACCAAGAAGCCGTGCATTTGAAACTTGCGCCGATACTTACAGTACCGTTTTTGATTTAACAACAAGCGACTTTGAAGGGGGTAAAAAGACACTTGCCACCGCTCAAGATGCTGTTCAAAAAAGTGCTTTAGAGTTGGAACGCGTACTTCATAGCAATTGGTCATCACTAAATCAGGGGTAA
- a CDS encoding ParB/RepB/Spo0J family partition protein: MVIKTSDLNAKLFGKANKRRVVTPQEAQTAAKEQAQIIELSVAGEDLVSFELVRIPADQVANKTVVFEENAREQSFLNEHALSDVLTTLKERGQQYPAVGRKNKDGKIEVLDGSRRRMSCILAGKEFLIYVAEDINSEHAKFLSDVANAHKPLSLYEKGKEMQAKLDKGEAEDQKALAKIFQCSEALVSGALKAAALPLELLQAYPNVSDLGRPTIVKLHKQFVGLTSEQQIVLLEKCTGSEGFVWQRSDAQGVARLTKDVTETLEAWILELAPAPVKKSSSKVELIKGRASYSRKGSNLALNLKKVDDATMQDILAFVESKLV, encoded by the coding sequence ATGGTAATTAAAACTTCAGACTTAAACGCAAAGCTATTTGGAAAAGCGAATAAGCGTCGTGTTGTGACTCCTCAAGAGGCTCAAACGGCGGCGAAAGAGCAGGCTCAAATTATTGAGCTTTCTGTCGCGGGTGAAGACCTAGTTTCGTTTGAGTTAGTACGTATTCCTGCGGATCAGGTAGCGAATAAAACGGTAGTATTTGAAGAAAATGCCCGTGAACAATCATTTCTAAATGAGCATGCACTATCGGATGTTCTTACGACTTTAAAAGAACGAGGTCAGCAATATCCTGCTGTCGGTCGTAAGAATAAAGATGGCAAGATTGAGGTACTTGACGGTAGTCGTCGTCGTATGTCTTGTATTCTTGCAGGGAAAGAGTTCTTAATTTATGTTGCTGAAGATATTAATTCAGAGCATGCTAAGTTTCTTTCTGATGTCGCTAATGCTCATAAGCCACTTTCGTTATATGAAAAAGGCAAAGAGATGCAAGCGAAACTAGACAAAGGTGAAGCTGAAGATCAAAAAGCACTCGCTAAAATTTTCCAGTGCAGTGAAGCATTAGTAAGCGGGGCGCTAAAAGCCGCGGCGTTACCACTTGAATTACTGCAAGCTTATCCTAATGTCAGTGATTTAGGTCGTCCAACTATTGTTAAACTGCATAAACAATTTGTTGGCTTAACTAGCGAACAGCAAATCGTTTTACTTGAAAAGTGTACTGGCTCAGAAGGGTTTGTTTGGCAAAGAAGCGATGCTCAAGGTGTGGCTCGATTAACAAAAGATGTGACTGAAACACTAGAAGCTTGGATTTTAGAATTGGCTCCAGCGCCTGTGAAAAAATCATCATCAAAAGTTGAGCTGATAAAAGGTCGTGCAAGCTACAGCCGTAAAGGTTCTAACTTGGCGCTTAATCTTAAGAAAGTCGATGATGCGACAATGCAAGATATCTTAGCTTTTGTTGAATCTAAACTCGTTTAA
- a CDS encoding GNAT family N-acetyltransferase translates to MTTQPLNFLTDLSSIAQHNDHRYGVVLRGCDNWQDGVIHSYLVNNPELNAFQLGGATREGVNHIVINKGQQLLGRECQLLICDFRFEFDANSFSAALGSIMGGGLAIILPPEKHENPSIDQAWLTQHFAKLLQLDENHPPSDLPKKNITAKITDKFSQQNHAIELILKVLSGHRKRPLVLTADRGRGKSSALGIATAQLLLMRSPFNVVVTAPSIKAVEPIFYHALNLLDGAEREGKGTLKFGQSRVTFVAPDELLQTKPNCDLLLVDEAAAIPIPMLKKMVESYHRLVFSTTLHGYEGSGRGFGLKFESWLSKVRPNWKACSIEQPIRWSVNDPLENWLFDCFLLNVDINQGEQVLESGMRARLEATALELSSTQLSRQENGGHSQRISESLLWEKLPKAEFVTHPEKLKQCFALLVGAHYQTTPNDLMQILSNPSVELYALFNGQVCLGCILTVGEGGLSSDVIKDIQLGKRRPKGHLAPAILANHLGFTESASSRCIRVMRIATHPCYQNQGLGSLMLDNLSSSLSDVDYLATSYGATSELVSFWKNNGYSPVHLGHQRDQASGCHSLLMLKPVQSNSQHWIGDAVHGFEQSFLYLASSSLTSLEPQMVKALLPKSSGLELSASEIGLLGYYVQGGNSFDSVAYLLVKAILLINSNGNDEVSLLLISKVVQQKTWSQCIIEHDFTGRKQAESQVRLDVEKIICNLQCK, encoded by the coding sequence ATGACTACTCAGCCGCTTAATTTTCTTACCGATCTTTCTTCTATCGCTCAGCACAATGACCATCGCTATGGGGTTGTTTTACGTGGCTGTGATAATTGGCAAGATGGTGTGATTCACTCTTATCTAGTGAACAATCCTGAATTGAATGCCTTTCAACTTGGGGGAGCCACCAGAGAAGGCGTGAATCATATCGTTATCAATAAAGGTCAGCAATTATTAGGACGTGAATGTCAGTTGCTGATATGTGATTTTAGGTTTGAATTTGATGCTAATAGTTTTAGTGCCGCGCTTGGCTCAATTATGGGTGGTGGGCTAGCGATCATATTACCCCCAGAGAAACATGAAAACCCCTCTATCGACCAAGCATGGTTAACTCAACATTTTGCGAAATTATTGCAGCTTGATGAAAACCATCCGCCTTCAGATCTACCTAAAAAAAACATAACAGCAAAAATAACCGATAAATTTAGCCAACAAAATCACGCTATAGAACTAATTTTGAAAGTGCTGTCTGGTCATCGTAAACGACCACTCGTGCTAACAGCTGATCGCGGGCGTGGTAAAAGTAGCGCGCTTGGTATTGCGACGGCACAACTTCTTTTGATGCGTTCGCCATTTAACGTTGTGGTTACCGCGCCTTCTATTAAAGCTGTGGAACCCATTTTTTATCACGCTCTGAATTTATTGGATGGAGCAGAGCGAGAAGGGAAGGGGACGCTTAAATTTGGTCAGTCTAGAGTGACCTTTGTTGCCCCGGACGAGTTACTTCAAACTAAGCCTAATTGTGACTTACTGCTTGTTGATGAAGCTGCCGCTATTCCTATTCCGATGCTGAAAAAAATGGTTGAGAGCTACCACCGTTTAGTTTTTTCAACCACGTTACATGGCTATGAAGGCAGTGGAAGAGGGTTTGGATTAAAGTTTGAATCTTGGCTTTCTAAGGTAAGACCGAATTGGAAAGCCTGCTCTATAGAACAGCCTATTCGCTGGAGTGTTAACGACCCTCTTGAAAACTGGCTGTTCGATTGTTTTCTATTGAATGTGGATATCAATCAAGGGGAGCAAGTCTTAGAAAGTGGTATGCGAGCTCGGTTAGAAGCGACTGCATTAGAGCTCTCATCAACTCAACTATCTAGGCAAGAAAATGGCGGTCATAGCCAGCGGATAAGTGAATCTCTCCTATGGGAAAAACTACCTAAGGCTGAGTTTGTTACTCATCCGGAGAAGCTGAAACAATGCTTTGCTTTATTGGTTGGTGCTCATTATCAAACAACACCCAATGACTTAATGCAGATATTGTCTAATCCATCAGTCGAGCTTTATGCATTATTTAATGGGCAAGTTTGTTTAGGATGTATTCTAACGGTGGGAGAAGGAGGGTTATCTTCTGATGTAATTAAAGATATCCAGCTTGGAAAGCGTCGTCCTAAAGGTCATTTAGCACCTGCTATATTAGCCAACCATTTAGGTTTTACAGAATCAGCAAGTTCTCGCTGTATTCGAGTCATGAGGATTGCCACTCACCCTTGTTATCAAAATCAGGGGCTAGGCAGTTTAATGTTAGATAACCTTTCAAGCTCATTATCCGATGTTGACTATCTTGCAACAAGCTATGGCGCAACGAGTGAACTGGTTAGCTTTTGGAAAAATAATGGATATTCTCCAGTTCATTTAGGGCATCAAAGAGACCAAGCGAGTGGTTGTCATTCTTTACTTATGCTTAAGCCTGTACAAAGTAACTCTCAACACTGGATAGGTGATGCTGTTCATGGCTTTGAACAAAGCTTCCTTTATTTAGCTTCTAGTTCTTTAACTTCACTTGAACCTCAAATGGTAAAGGCACTATTACCGAAGTCTTCAGGTTTGGAACTGTCTGCATCTGAAATTGGTTTGCTTGGATATTATGTTCAAGGTGGAAACAGTTTTGATAGCGTTGCTTATCTTCTGGTTAAAGCGATTCTACTCATCAATTCAAATGGAAATGATGAGGTTTCACTTTTATTGATATCTAAAGTTGTTCAGCAAAAAACGTGGTCTCAGTGCATTATTGAGCATGATTTTACTGGTCGTAAACAAGCTGAATCACAAGTTCGTTTGGATGTAGAAAAGATTATCTGCAATTTACAGTGTAAATAG
- a CDS encoding STAS domain-containing protein: protein MEYVLEESLEISTVLNSKEKYLQWLTHNESISIDASKVTRVDTAGLQALASLFVSAKHVGLDIRIKNTSEILNDSIALLDLKAQFYS, encoded by the coding sequence ATGGAATATGTACTGGAAGAGTCCTTAGAGATTTCAACAGTTCTCAATTCGAAAGAAAAATATCTACAATGGCTTACTCACAATGAATCAATATCCATTGATGCCTCTAAAGTCACACGTGTCGACACTGCAGGTTTGCAAGCATTAGCATCTCTGTTTGTTTCTGCAAAGCATGTTGGGCTAGATATTCGAATTAAGAATACATCTGAAATCTTAAACGACTCGATTGCTTTGCTCGATCTCAAAGCGCAGTTTTACTCATAA
- a CDS encoding response regulator, whose translation MKKILAVDDSVSIRQMVSHTLKDAGYDVETANDGSDALRKSKTTKYDVVISDVNMPIMGGFDLVRAIRGIPQYKFIPILMLTTETSVEKKQEGKSAGATGWLVKPFNPETLLKTLKRVL comes from the coding sequence ATGAAGAAAATTTTAGCGGTAGATGATTCAGTATCGATTCGTCAAATGGTTAGCCATACTTTGAAAGACGCAGGCTACGATGTTGAAACGGCAAATGATGGAAGTGATGCATTACGAAAGTCTAAAACCACAAAGTATGATGTGGTTATCTCCGATGTAAATATGCCAATCATGGGTGGCTTTGATCTTGTTCGAGCTATTCGAGGCATTCCCCAATATAAGTTCATTCCAATCCTCATGTTGACGACGGAAACCAGTGTGGAAAAAAAGCAGGAAGGAAAATCTGCAGGTGCTACAGGCTGGTTAGTGAAACCGTTCAATCCAGAGACATTATTAAAAACGCTAAAGCGAGTGCTATAG
- a CDS encoding chemotaxis protein CheA: MALDMDQLRKMFYEECCENLEVLEEILLDLEPETVDIETINTIFRAAHSIKGGAATFNLFDISEFTHSVEAYLDKVRNNEMQLTKQTVDVLLRSCDCIKAMLEGHEDKVDVDLNFKESVSNELRNLLGSEQVQTASGGDNFEDEALTNLENSTNVVDGEVLGNWSITFIPHSDLFFSGNDPLRIIRELKDLDSDIVVTNTQLELPHLAELEAELCYLSWTFELNGEINKEDIVEVFEWVEDECDLNIEKQVSPSTENETPPLNTPLPTSKETPTETTPPVTEAEANTKETQQQPTPAKSNKTDSGVSSIRVDIDKVDGLINLVGELVITQSMLTEIGNDFTVDKLEKLKAGLDQLLQNSKDLQENVLNIRMLPMSFAFSRFPRLVRDLSGRLEKQVDLQIIGENTELDKTVLERIVDPLVHLVRNGIDHGIEIPKLRQESGKAEMGVIKLTAFHQGGAIIIEVEDDGAGIDCDRLWSKAVEKGVVVSDARREEMTDKQVLNLIFAPGFSTADQVSDISGRGVGMDVVKRNIEELGGHIEVESKLGKGSKFTISLPLTLAILDGQLVKVGGEVYVIPLLTIIESIQIDTHCVKHASGGVELYRLRDENIPILRLQEEFGMGASGDLHNRILCFVEAAGNRVGLLLDELLDQQQVVIKSLESNYNKVPGISGATILGDGSVSLILDIQGLITSFLDKASDSKVNKGGIAA; encoded by the coding sequence ATGGCTTTAGACATGGACCAGTTACGTAAAATGTTCTACGAAGAATGTTGCGAGAACTTAGAAGTACTTGAAGAGATTCTTCTCGATCTTGAACCTGAGACTGTCGATATTGAAACCATTAACACTATTTTTAGAGCGGCTCATTCCATTAAAGGTGGTGCGGCAACATTTAACCTTTTTGATATTAGCGAGTTTACCCATTCCGTAGAAGCCTACTTAGATAAAGTCAGAAACAATGAAATGCAACTAACGAAGCAAACTGTGGATGTTTTGCTGAGAAGTTGTGACTGCATTAAAGCAATGCTGGAAGGGCATGAAGATAAAGTAGATGTAGATTTAAATTTCAAAGAGTCCGTCAGTAATGAATTAAGAAATTTGCTTGGTTCTGAACAAGTTCAAACAGCGAGTGGTGGCGATAACTTTGAAGATGAAGCTCTTACGAATCTCGAGAATTCAACGAATGTTGTTGATGGTGAAGTATTGGGGAATTGGAGTATAACCTTCATCCCACACTCTGATTTGTTTTTCAGTGGCAATGATCCGCTAAGAATTATCAGAGAATTAAAAGATTTAGATTCAGACATAGTGGTAACTAATACTCAGTTGGAACTACCTCATTTAGCTGAGCTAGAAGCAGAACTGTGTTATTTGAGTTGGACGTTTGAATTAAATGGCGAGATAAATAAAGAGGATATCGTTGAAGTATTCGAATGGGTTGAAGACGAATGCGACCTAAACATTGAAAAACAGGTTTCACCAAGTACTGAGAATGAAACGCCACCTTTAAATACACCTCTTCCCACTTCAAAAGAAACTCCCACTGAAACGACTCCTCCAGTTACAGAGGCTGAAGCTAATACTAAAGAGACGCAACAACAGCCAACCCCAGCAAAATCAAATAAAACAGATTCAGGTGTCAGCTCTATTCGAGTTGATATCGATAAAGTCGACGGGCTGATAAACCTTGTGGGTGAGCTTGTTATTACTCAGTCAATGCTGACAGAAATAGGCAATGATTTTACGGTCGATAAGCTTGAGAAACTAAAAGCAGGATTAGACCAACTTTTACAAAACAGCAAAGACCTTCAAGAGAATGTGCTCAACATACGCATGTTGCCAATGAGCTTTGCATTTAGTCGTTTTCCTCGTTTAGTTAGAGACTTGTCGGGTCGTTTGGAAAAACAAGTCGACCTTCAAATTATTGGTGAGAATACCGAGCTGGATAAAACCGTACTCGAAAGGATAGTCGATCCCCTCGTGCATCTCGTGCGAAATGGTATTGACCACGGGATTGAGATTCCCAAGCTACGTCAAGAAAGTGGTAAAGCGGAAATGGGGGTTATCAAACTCACAGCTTTCCATCAAGGAGGGGCAATCATTATAGAAGTAGAAGACGATGGCGCCGGAATTGATTGCGATAGATTGTGGAGTAAAGCTGTAGAAAAAGGCGTAGTGGTCAGTGACGCTCGCCGAGAGGAGATGACAGATAAACAAGTCTTAAACTTAATATTCGCCCCTGGTTTTTCTACCGCTGATCAAGTGTCTGATATTTCAGGGCGTGGCGTGGGTATGGATGTTGTGAAAAGAAATATTGAAGAACTCGGCGGACATATCGAGGTGGAATCAAAATTAGGCAAGGGCAGCAAATTCACCATTAGCTTACCTCTTACCTTAGCCATTCTTGATGGACAACTTGTTAAAGTCGGCGGAGAAGTTTATGTCATTCCACTTCTAACCATTATTGAATCTATCCAAATTGATACTCACTGCGTGAAGCATGCATCAGGCGGTGTGGAGCTATACCGACTTCGTGACGAAAATATTCCGATTTTACGTTTGCAAGAAGAGTTTGGTATGGGAGCAAGTGGGGATCTCCATAATCGAATTCTCTGTTTTGTTGAAGCGGCTGGTAACCGAGTCGGTTTACTTTTGGATGAGCTGCTCGATCAGCAGCAAGTGGTCATCAAAAGCTTAGAGTCTAATTACAATAAAGTGCCAGGCATCTCTGGTGCCACTATTTTAGGTGATGGCTCGGTTTCATTAATTCTCGATATCCAAGGTTTGATTACCTCATTTTTAGATAAGGCTTCAGACAGTAAAGTGAATAAAGGCGGTATCGCTGCCTAG
- a CDS encoding chemotaxis protein CheW, translating into MNAEISENADFLSFCLANELYGVVIQDVEEIRVWERPTPIPRSPSFVKGVINLRGMIVPIVDLRSRFGIGTCDYLPTTVVLVLRSEDDEGEKLMGLVVDAVSDVVSQGENELYPAVGESQVNPFIQGLLNVDDQVMSLFDTAELLNIELILKHTNQTLPRG; encoded by the coding sequence ATGAATGCTGAAATCAGCGAGAATGCTGACTTTCTCAGTTTCTGCTTGGCAAACGAATTGTATGGTGTCGTCATTCAAGATGTTGAAGAAATTCGAGTCTGGGAAAGACCTACTCCGATACCTCGTTCTCCAAGTTTTGTTAAAGGGGTGATAAACCTGAGAGGGATGATCGTTCCTATTGTCGATTTACGATCTCGCTTTGGAATTGGCACTTGCGATTACTTGCCTACCACGGTGGTGTTAGTTTTGCGTTCAGAAGATGACGAGGGTGAAAAGTTAATGGGGCTTGTAGTAGACGCCGTTTCCGACGTAGTTAGCCAAGGTGAAAATGAACTTTATCCTGCCGTTGGAGAGTCCCAAGTTAATCCATTTATCCAAGGTTTATTGAATGTCGATGATCAAGTGATGTCTCTGTTTGACACTGCTGAGTTACTTAATATCGAGCTCATCTTAAAACACACTAACCAGACACTTCCGCGAGGGTAA
- a CDS encoding chemotaxis protein CheW, producing MAAEEYLSFILEHEEYAVPILDVREVRGWSEVRSVPNSPNYLKGVLEIRGEYVPIVDLRMRFNLPPSVINHTTVVIVLNDEQKHPLGIIVDAVAEVYAFEPTAIKPAPHMSVTLDESYIKGIASEANGHLIIINLEALFDVDELNSTTVEDALM from the coding sequence ATGGCAGCAGAAGAGTATTTAAGCTTTATTTTGGAACATGAAGAGTACGCAGTGCCTATTTTGGATGTACGTGAAGTGCGTGGGTGGAGTGAAGTTCGGAGTGTGCCTAATTCACCTAATTATCTTAAAGGAGTGTTAGAAATAAGAGGGGAATACGTACCGATTGTTGATCTTCGAATGCGGTTCAATTTGCCCCCGTCTGTGATTAATCACACAACGGTGGTCATTGTTTTGAATGATGAACAAAAACATCCTTTAGGCATCATTGTGGATGCCGTGGCTGAAGTGTACGCATTCGAACCGACAGCAATTAAACCTGCTCCACATATGTCTGTAACGCTTGATGAAAGCTACATCAAAGGTATTGCATCAGAAGCTAATGGGCATCTCATTATAATAAATCTTGAAGCTCTATTTGATGTAGACGAGCTCAATTCGACGACAGTAGAAGACGCGCTAATGTGA